In the genome of Candidatus Phytoplasma solani, the window TAAAATATATAAGGCATATATTTAGATATTTTTTTTATTAAATGCATTTTTATAACCTATCTTATTTATTATTTCCTTTCATATTCATAATTTTTTTCTGTTAATTTGTCAATTTTTTTATCTAATTTATTGAAATTAATTTGTGTTTCTTGTTTGAATTCATCTACTTTTTTTTCAACTTGATTGATGTTTTCTTTTAAGTGTTCGCTTTTTGAATTGATATTGTCTTTTAAGTATTCGCTTTTTGAATTGATATGTTCTTTTAAACTATTATGATTCATATAATAAAAGGTAATACCAAAGGACATAATAATGCCGATTAAAGAAATAATAATGCTGATTAAATAAAAAAACCAGTTTGAATATTGTTTTTCTTTTTGCATTTTTTTAATTCTCCTTTGTTTTGATTATTTTTTTATAATTTACTAATTGGTTTTTTGGTTGAATTTATTATATTGATTTTTTTAATCATTTAAAGATTTTAAAAGTGTTTTATATATTTTCAGTTGTTCTTTTTGATTATTAATTAATTTTGTCAAATTTGTTGATATTTTAGTAAGATTTTCAATTTTTTGAAGATTATTTCGATTATTTCTTTCTTGTGATATTTCTTTTTCTACATTAACTTTTTTGCTTGCATTTTCACGAATTTTATTTTTTATATTAACAATTATTTCTTCTATTGACGGAGCATTACTAGTTCCAGCTTCATTATTATTCATTGCCATTACTGAATTATTATTAATTAAAAATAATTCCAAGAAAATAAACAAACAAATATTTATTATTTTAAATTTATTTTGTAATTTAAACATTATTAATTGAAACTCCTTTGATTTTATTCCTCAGATGAGGTGATTTTGTAGAGGGAATTGAGGGAGGATAGGAGGGGTTGATTTTCTTTATTCATTTTTTTTGATTTTTCCTCCTTTTTCTAATTATTTATTTCTTTTCTAATTGTTCTTTGGTTTTTGTATTAAATTTTTTTGTATATAATGTTATATAGCCTTGTTTGGGGTTGAAGTGGAGGTAGTTAGGTTTTTTTGATGAAAAGATCTCTTTCATCTTTGTCTTTTGATATTCGGCATTCTACTTCATCCATGAAAAAGTCTTTGTCTTCTTCGAGTAACCATTTAGGGCCTTTGTAGTTTAGTTCTATGTAGTGATTTGAACGTTAGTTATATATGTTTTTCATCGCTTTTTTGTTTTTGTTAAATATAACCTTCAATTGAATATCGACTAAATATAATCTTAATTTTTATTTAATTTCTAAAATTATAATTTTTCATCTTCTGGAATTGTGTTTAAATTAAATTTGATTTCTTTTTTTATAATTTCTTTATTTTTTTTAATTTTGTTGTTGATTGTTATTTTTTGAAATCTCTTTTTTTGCTGTTTATTTAAGTATTTAAAATGTTGTGATATAAAATTTAATTTCTCGGGAATTTTTGAAGTATTAATTTCTTTTTCATTTAAATTATAATTAACAGGATTACTCCCGCTTGCCTCAGAATCATTTTGATTCATCGCAATTACTTGAACATTATTATTTATTAAAAATAATCCTAAACCAATAAATAAAAATAAATTTAAAAATAATAAATTATTTTTGATTTTAAACATTATTAAAATCTCCTTTTTTTATTCCTCAACTGAGGTGATTTCATAGAGTGATTGAAGGAAGGAAAGTGGTTATTTTATATAATACGATTTAATAAAATTCATTTAATTTGTATTTCAAATCAATATATATTTGTATCAAATTATTAATTTTTTGGATTATTTCTTGACGTTTATTATTCAATTCTTCTATTGTTGTTATTTGATATCTTCTACTTAAAAGTTTTATTTCTACTTGATTGAGTTTATGTAAATATTGCGAAACCTGGTAATTTATATCTTTTAATGTATTAAGCAACGCAAGCCTTTGATAAAGATTTTTAATTGTTTGATCTAAAATTTTTAATTGTTGTTTTAAATTCATAGTATTTAAATTAAGTTTATCACAATGTAAAATTTTATTAGATAAGTTTTCTTTTTTTAATGAAAGTTGATATATTTTATTATTTATTGCATTTTGATCATTTAAATTATAATTATCCATCGCCATAACTGGATTATTGTTAAATATAAACAAAAATCCTAAACTAATAAACAAAAATATATTAAATAATAATAAATTATTTTTGATTTTAAACATTATTAATTGAAACTCCTTTGATTTTATTCCTCAGCTGGGGGGATAATTTCGTAAAGAGAGTTGAGTTGAGAAATTGTGTCGTTTTTACTTCGTTCTTTTGAACTATCATAATCTCGTTGTAAATGATCTCTTAATTTGATGGCGTTGGATAACGTGCTTTCATACGATTTTTGTTTAATTTCTAATTTACCGATTTTAATTTCAACTTGTCTAATTTGTTTAACTATTTCAAGTCGTTCGTCTTGTAATTTAGAGATTTCGGCTTTTAAATGATTATAGTTGTTCTGTCTTGTTGTTCTAACTGATTCGGGTTGGTTTGGTAAATATTTGAATTGTTGTTGTTTTTCTTTTAAACTATTTATTTTATCGTTTTTTTCGGTTTCTTTTGTTTCTAAGTTGGTTTTTTGAAAATTCAATGAAGGAAATTGAGAATTAATTTCTTGAATTTGGCGATTATAATCATCGATTTCAGCTAATAAATCGTTTAAAGTTTGGTTTTGTTCTTGGCGTCGTTTTTTTGAAGCTAAATTTTGTACCAAATGTTTTCTAATTTTCTCAATTTCTATTTTTTCCTCTTGGGGAAGATTGTTTGGTAATAAAGTTTTGTCATCGGTTTCCGAAAGAATATAAGTTTTAACTTGATCGAAACGAGATTGAGTTGTTTTAAATTTAGATTTTTTATCGTTTCCTATTTTGGGTTTAATTGTTAGGGGGTTTTGTACATCTTTTAAATTTTTAAAACTTTTTTTTAATTCTTCAATTTCTTTTTCATAAAAATTCATTTTCTTAATCTTGTTTCTTTGAAATTCAGAAAAATAAATCCCATCAGGTTTTTGGATTCCTTGAAAATGAGTTTGTAATTCGTCTAATTTTGCTATCAACTGAACCATTTCGGGTGTGTTTATTTGATCTTCGTGTTCTTTATGAAATGTTGCCATTTCTTCGTCAAGTTCATTTAGAGACTTTATTTTTTCATCAATTTTATTCATTGTTAAATTATCTAAATTATCTTTATTCAACGTTAAATTATCCAAATTATCGCTTTTTTTAAAATTAAACCAAACTACCGCGCTTATAAAAACTATCACTAATACAATAATACCAATTATTATCGGTTTATTTGAACGGTTGGCAAGTTGATATTGGTTGTTTTGGTGATTCCCTTTATTATTATTCATAAATTTCATTTCCTTCCCGATAATAGTGATTATTATCAAATATTGAAATATGAATATATCACTATTATACAATTTTATATTTTACAATGTCAATGAAAAAGTTATTAGGTTAATTTTAATAATTATTTATTGGTAATCGGTTGAAAAAATTTAGCATGTTGTTTTTGTTTTTGTTTTTCTTTTAATCTTTGTTGAGCGCGATTGTAGTTTGGAGATTTATTTTTTAATTCTTCTTTTGTGTTTTCGATTTCTACGTTTAAATGTTCGAGTTTTTCTTCTAAATCAGATTGTTCTGTAAATAATTCTTTTGGGTTCGAAATTAATTTTATTTTAGTTTCTAATTCATCAGCGATATTTTGATATTCTTCGATTACAGTTCTTTCTCTATTTTTTCTTCGTTGATCATTATTTTTGAATTCACTTAATTGTTCTTTTTCTGCTTCGATTTCATTATTTAAATTAATACTTTTTTGATTATTTTTATATTCTTCTTTTTTCTTTTCGTAGTCTTTGTAATCGGCATCAAGTTTGTCTTTATCACGTTCAATACGAGCGCAAATAGAGTCATAAGTTTCTTTTGACATCATTTTAGGTGTTCCATCTTCATTAACAAAAAGGTCTTTGGCTAATTTAATTACTCGGTGAGTTTCATGAATTATTAACCCTGCTTTTGTTATGGTGCCAGCTAATTTTTTAGTTATTCCACCACCAATTGCTTTTAGCGCGGCACGTCCCCCGCAGGCATCTAAATAAAGTTCTGCACCTTGAAAAAGCGCGTCTCGAAGGTTACCGAAACTAAATTCGTGTTTTTTATCCCAGTCATCAAGGGCAGTTTTGGATGCTTCTGCGGCTTGGCGTAAAATTCCTAATTGTTTTCTTTCTGCACCGATAGTTATCATTTTGGCGTCAATTTCGTCAATGTTTTTTTGAATTTCGGCTTTGCGTTCTTCAGCGGATGTAATTTCGGCGAATAATTTTTTATCAAAAGAAGATAAGTTATCATAATCTCGTTGTAAATGATCTCTTAATTTGATGGCGTTGGATAACGTGCTTTCATACGATTTTTGTTTAATTTCTAATTTACCGATTTTAATTTCAACTTGTCTAATTTGTTTAACTATTTCAAGTCGTTCGTCTTGTAATTTAGAGATTTCGGCTTTTAGTCTAATTTTATCATCAGGTGAGGCGAGTTTTTCTTCTTCTTGTTTTTTAGCTATTTCTTTGTCTTTTTTGGTTTTTTCTTGTTCTTGTTCTTTTAGTTGCTCTTTTAAAGTATTGATGTTGTTTTCAGTTTCTTGTTTTTGAGCTTTGATATCAGGAATTTTTGATTCGGTTTGTTCTAAAAGTTTTTTAATTTTTTCTTTTTGTTCTTGGTTGATTTCTTTTTGTTCATATAATGTTTTTAATTCTTTTTCACATTTCTTTAATTCGCCTTCCCAATCGGATTTGAGTGCTTTGTAATCGTTGATAGTTTGGTCGTATTTGTCAATAGCTTTGTCGATTTCACCAATTAATTGGCCGACATATTTAGAGGAAGGTTCTTTTGGTTTATAAAAAAAACAAAAATAAATGAAACCTAATATTGTTATGAGGATTAAAAATATTAGTAAATAGCCTTTCCAAGATGTGTGAGAGTTTGAATTGGAAGTTGGTTTTTTGTGTTGACTTTTTTTAATTCCTTTGGTTTGATTATACTTTGGTTTAAAGAAAATAAATATTCCAAAGATGGCGCTTGCTAGCAAAAACCAAATTAAATAAGATTTAAAAGTAAAATAACTTTTCAATAAGACTAAGGGTGATAACATTATTTATCACCTCCTTTCTTTTGGTTTTCGATTTTTTCTAATATTTCGGTGTTTGGGGAAATTATTATTTGATAAGCTTGTTTTAAGTCATCTTGATTGATTTCGTTTCTTCGTGTTTCGCCTTGTCCTCGGTTTTTGGCGAAGATGGTTACTGTTGTTTTTAAAAGGTTTTCTAAAGTTCGGTTCGCTTTTAAAAATTGATGGTTTTTAGGCAAGTGTTCTAAAGCTTCGTTGATGATTTCAAATAAGTATTGTTTAGCTTCTTGGCTATAAGGGTTTTTACGTTTTTTAATCATGAATTCTAAAAACTGTTTTCTTTCTTCTTTATTACCAGGTTTTACTTCGATGTTATAAGTAAATCTTGATTTGATAGCTTCATCAATTAGTTCCTCATGGTTAGTCGCACCAATAATGAAAATAGGTTTTTCAGGGTTGTTTTCCATGGAAGTCATTTCGGTTTTGAATTGGTTAACAACGTTGGCGATTTCTGAACCTGCTTCTAAACTTACTAAATCAGTAAAAATAGTTTCACATTCATCTAAAAAGATAATGGCGCCATTTTTATTGTCTGCTTCTTCTCTAGCTGCATCAAATAAATCTTTGACCATTTGAGGTGCTAATCCTTTATATTTTTGGGAGAATAAAGAACTAGAAACTTCAAAAAAAGGTAATTTCGTTTCTTTGGCTAAGGCTCTCGCTAAAGTGGTTTTACCTGTTCCTGGGCACCCAAACATTAAAATTCCTAATGGTGGTTCTATTTCACCAATTCCTTGGTAATTTTCTTTGTTTTTAAGGTAATCC includes:
- a CDS encoding DNA double-strand break repair protein Rad50, producing MLSPLVLLKSYFTFKSYLIWFLLASAIFGIFIFFKPKYNQTKGIKKSQHKKPTSNSNSHTSWKGYLLIFLILITILGFIYFCFFYKPKEPSSKYVGQLIGEIDKAIDKYDQTINDYKALKSDWEGELKKCEKELKTLYEQKEINQEQKEKIKKLLEQTESKIPDIKAQKQETENNINTLKEQLKEQEQEKTKKDKEIAKKQEEEKLASPDDKIRLKAEISKLQDERLEIVKQIRQVEIKIGKLEIKQKSYESTLSNAIKLRDHLQRDYDNLSSFDKKLFAEITSAEERKAEIQKNIDEIDAKMITIGAERKQLGILRQAAEASKTALDDWDKKHEFSFGNLRDALFQGAELYLDACGGRAALKAIGGGITKKLAGTITKAGLIIHETHRVIKLAKDLFVNEDGTPKMMSKETYDSICARIERDKDKLDADYKDYEKKKEEYKNNQKSINLNNEIEAEKEQLSEFKNNDQRRKNRERTVIEEYQNIADELETKIKLISNPKELFTEQSDLEEKLEHLNVEIENTKEELKNKSPNYNRAQQRLKEKQKQKQHAKFFQPITNK
- a CDS encoding SVM family protein (Sequence-variable mosaic (SVM) proteins are highly divergent, but recognized by the shared signal peptide region that defines them.), with product MFKIKNNLLLFNIFLFISLGFLFIFNNNPVMAMDNYNLNDQNAINNKIYQLSLKKENLSNKILHCDKLNLNTMNLKQQLKILDQTIKNLYQRLALLNTLKDINYQVSQYLHKLNQVEIKLLSRRYQITTIEELNNKRQEIIQKINNLIQIYIDLKYKLNEFY
- a CDS encoding SVM family protein (Sequence-variable mosaic (SVM) proteins are highly divergent, but recognized by the shared signal peptide region that defines them.), encoding MFKLQNKFKIINICLFIFLELFLINNNSVMAMNNNEAGTSNAPSIEEIIVNIKNKIRENASKKVNVEKEISQERNNRNNLQKIENLTKISTNLTKLINNQKEQLKIYKTLLKSLND
- a CDS encoding AAA family ATPase — protein: MKNKINHKPVSKHLLITIILLFVSFCLGTYVWIHHQTLIETEKQITNHHKRLENQNKNLQEVKTQIHQTQNELKNEITTQNHEFIKEFQTQLQPKSETLTTSYQQPAKEDPSFKPSNPQKFLSFNQLIGFKEELKAGEGFMDYLKNKENYQGIGEIEPPLGILMFGCPGTGKTTLARALAKETKLPFFEVSSSLFSQKYKGLAPQMVKDLFDAAREEADNKNGAIIFLDECETIFTDLVSLEAGSEIANVVNQFKTEMTSMENNPEKPIFIIGATNHEELIDEAIKSRFTYNIEVKPGNKEERKQFLEFMIKKRKNPYSQEAKQYLFEIINEALEHLPKNHQFLKANRTLENLLKTTVTIFAKNRGQGETRRNEINQDDLKQAYQIIISPNTEILEKIENQKKGGDK
- a CDS encoding SVM family protein (Sequence-variable mosaic (SVM) proteins are highly divergent, but recognized by the shared signal peptide region that defines them.); amino-acid sequence: MFKIKNNLLFLNLFLFIGLGLFLINNNVQVIAMNQNDSEASGSNPVNYNLNEKEINTSKIPEKLNFISQHFKYLNKQQKKRFQKITINNKIKKNKEIIKKEIKFNLNTIPEDEKL